From the Acidilutibacter cellobiosedens genome, one window contains:
- a CDS encoding UDP-3-O-(3-hydroxymyristoyl)glucosamine N-acyltransferase, with protein MNISLNTILSYLKKMNFEYKYFGKNDISINGYSSLKNLKDNSITWIKNQSYYDEKFFVGLEDVLLVVKSDININSIYFKDAGFIICDNPKEIFFSILNKFFKQQECKSFISNDSVVETKSIGENVYIGHHCYIGRDVKIGDNVVIRNNVSIEGKVEIGRNTVLYSGVVIGSDGFGYFRDDEGMNTKVPHYGGVIIGENVEIGANTCIDRGTLDDTYIGNNVKIHNLCQIAHNVVVKDNSIVISLSILAGSSSLEKNSYIAPGAIIKNQIKVGENSLVGMGAVVIKDVEKNKVVAGVPARVIRNKKAGENL; from the coding sequence ATGAATATAAGCTTGAATACTATTTTAAGCTATTTGAAGAAAATGAATTTTGAATATAAATATTTCGGTAAGAACGATATTTCAATAAATGGATATTCATCTTTAAAAAATTTAAAAGATAATAGTATTACTTGGATAAAAAATCAATCTTATTATGATGAAAAATTTTTTGTTGGTTTAGAAGATGTTTTGTTGGTTGTGAAATCTGATATAAATATAAATAGTATTTATTTTAAAGATGCGGGGTTTATTATATGTGATAATCCGAAAGAAATATTTTTTTCAATATTAAATAAATTTTTCAAACAACAGGAATGTAAATCTTTTATATCAAATGATTCGGTGGTAGAAACTAAATCAATAGGGGAAAATGTATATATTGGTCATCACTGTTATATAGGCAGGGATGTTAAAATAGGAGATAATGTAGTAATTAGAAATAATGTATCAATTGAAGGAAAAGTTGAAATAGGGCGAAACACTGTATTATATTCTGGAGTAGTTATTGGCAGTGACGGCTTTGGGTATTTTCGAGATGATGAGGGAATGAATACAAAAGTTCCTCATTATGGAGGAGTGATAATTGGAGAAAATGTAGAGATAGGTGCTAATACGTGTATTGACAGAGGTACACTTGACGATACTTATATAGGGAATAATGTTAAAATACATAATTTATGTCAAATAGCTCACAATGTTGTTGTTAAAGATAATAGTATTGTCATTAGTTTGTCTATACTTGCAGGAAGTTCATCATTGGAGAAGAATTCGTATATTGCACCGGGAGCTATAATTAAGAATCAGATAAAAGTGGGAGAAAATAGTTTGGTTGGAATGGGAGCAGTTGTTATAAAAGATGTTGAGAAAAATAAAGTTGTAGCAGGTGTACCAGCAAGAGTAATTAGAAACAAGAAAGCAGGTGAGAATTTATGA
- a CDS encoding polysaccharide deacetylase family protein, with product MNFTYGEYIKLIDLLKEKNYHFCSYLDCDRYNKSVIFRHDIDTSLDKALDIARLEHKNNISSTFFVLLSTDFYNIFSKKSNDIIKDIISLGHQIGLHFDEKSYPINNVKDLEYYIKKEISVLECAVGKKIQVVSMHRPSKWILENDVQFDGIINSYSKKYFSDFKYLSDSRMHWREDVIGIIKSELYNKLHILTHPFWYSEKEETMGEKLTKFIDRAKVERYYNLKDNIRDLNDVINEGDIV from the coding sequence ATGAATTTTACTTATGGTGAATATATAAAGTTGATTGATTTATTAAAAGAGAAAAATTACCATTTTTGTAGCTACTTAGATTGTGATAGATATAATAAATCTGTAATATTCAGGCATGATATAGATACTTCTTTGGATAAAGCTCTTGATATAGCACGATTGGAACATAAAAATAATATTTCGTCTACATTTTTTGTACTTCTATCTACCGACTTTTATAATATTTTTTCAAAAAAATCTAATGATATTATAAAAGATATAATAAGTTTAGGCCATCAAATAGGGCTGCATTTTGATGAAAAAAGTTATCCGATAAATAATGTTAAAGACTTGGAGTATTATATTAAGAAGGAAATTAGTGTATTAGAATGTGCTGTTGGGAAAAAAATACAGGTAGTTTCAATGCACAGGCCGTCTAAGTGGATATTGGAAAATGATGTTCAATTTGACGGGATAATAAATTCATATTCAAAGAAATATTTTTCTGATTTTAAATATTTGTCGGATTCCCGTATGCATTGGAGAGAAGATGTTATAGGAATAATAAAAAGTGAACTTTATAATAAACTTCATATTCTTACTCATCCATTTTGGTATTCTGAAAAGGAAGAAACAATGGGTGAAAAATTGACTAAATTTATTGATAGAGCAAAAGTAGAGAGGTATTATAATCTGAAGGACAATATCAGAGATTTAAATGACGTTATTAATGAAGGTGATATCGTATGA
- a CDS encoding nucleotide sugar dehydrogenase: MDSKVDMKDNLLKKIHDKSAVVAVIGLGYVGLPLAVEKAKAGYKTIGFDIQESKVKMVNEGHNYIGDVVNGELKELVEKGLLSATADFSVVKDADFIAICVPTPLDQYQQPDISYVKNSAVEISKHLKRGSAVVLESTTYPGTTEELLKPILEKGSGLKCGEDFFLAFSPERVDPGNKLYKTKNTPKVVGGIGKDSTEVAAAMYRSVLNGCVYEVSSPKVAEMEKLLENTYRNINIALANEMTIICEKMGISVWEVIDAAKTKPYGFQAFYPGPGVGGHCIPLDPYYLAWKAREYSYHTKLIETSGIINDSMPEYIVERSSKILNRFKKSLNGSKILVLGVAYKQDIDDYRESPALKVIENFEKEGCMVDYYDPYIPNYKFKDKSKSGIKELNKQVLKDYDLIVVTTSHTNIDYNFVQANSVFVFDTKNAMKEVKNRENIELL; this comes from the coding sequence ATGGATAGCAAAGTTGATATGAAGGACAATCTGTTAAAGAAAATTCATGATAAATCAGCCGTAGTTGCCGTTATAGGTCTCGGTTATGTAGGTCTTCCTCTTGCTGTGGAAAAGGCCAAAGCCGGATATAAGACCATAGGCTTTGATATTCAGGAATCAAAGGTTAAAATGGTAAATGAGGGGCATAACTACATAGGGGATGTCGTGAACGGGGAATTGAAAGAGTTGGTTGAAAAGGGTTTGCTGTCGGCAACAGCTGATTTTTCTGTAGTCAAAGATGCTGATTTTATAGCCATTTGTGTTCCGACACCCCTTGATCAGTATCAGCAGCCGGATATCAGCTATGTAAAAAATTCCGCCGTTGAAATATCAAAGCACTTGAAAAGAGGCTCTGCGGTTGTACTGGAAAGCACAACTTATCCGGGAACCACCGAAGAACTTTTAAAGCCTATATTGGAGAAGGGCTCCGGATTGAAATGCGGTGAGGATTTCTTTTTAGCTTTTTCACCGGAAAGAGTTGATCCGGGTAACAAATTGTATAAGACAAAAAATACCCCGAAGGTAGTGGGAGGAATAGGTAAAGATTCAACTGAAGTGGCAGCTGCTATGTACAGGTCTGTTTTAAATGGATGCGTCTATGAAGTATCATCTCCTAAAGTAGCTGAAATGGAGAAATTGTTGGAAAATACATATAGGAATATAAATATAGCCCTTGCCAACGAAATGACTATAATATGTGAGAAGATGGGAATAAGCGTATGGGAAGTAATAGATGCGGCCAAAACCAAACCTTACGGTTTTCAGGCTTTTTATCCAGGTCCTGGCGTAGGAGGTCACTGTATACCCCTTGACCCATATTATCTGGCATGGAAAGCAAGAGAATACAGCTATCATACGAAATTAATAGAAACCTCTGGAATAATAAACGATAGTATGCCTGAATATATAGTGGAGCGGTCTTCAAAGATACTGAACAGGTTTAAAAAATCTCTCAACGGTTCAAAAATATTGGTTCTCGGCGTGGCTTACAAACAGGACATAGATGATTACAGGGAAAGTCCCGCATTGAAAGTTATAGAAAACTTTGAGAAAGAAGGATGCATGGTGGATTACTATGATCCTTACATTCCGAATTATAAATTTAAAGATAAGTCAAAGAGCGGTATCAAAGAATTAAATAAACAGGTACTAAAAGATTATGATTTGATAGTAGTTACAACTTCCCATACAAATATAGATTATAATTTTGTACAAGCCAATTCCGTATTTGTATTTGATACCAAAAATGCTATGAAAGAAGTTAAAAACAGGGAAAATATAGAGTTATTATAA
- a CDS encoding acyltransferase: protein MNRMNEKGYFVHESSYIDEPCQIGEGTKIWHFSHIMKDTVIGQNCNIGQNVVVSPNVIIGNNVKIQNNVSVYTGVICEDDVFLGPSCVFTNVINPRSFIERKAEYRKTTIKKGATIGANATIVCGYQIGRYAFIGAGSVVTKDVPDYALAVGNPARVVGYVCKCGNKLKKSGDKYICDSCGKEYEIINKNLSPKE from the coding sequence ATGAATAGGATGAATGAAAAAGGTTATTTTGTTCACGAATCGAGTTATATAGATGAACCGTGTCAAATAGGGGAGGGAACGAAAATATGGCATTTTTCTCATATAATGAAGGATACGGTTATAGGTCAAAACTGTAATATAGGTCAGAATGTAGTTGTATCTCCTAATGTTATTATAGGAAATAATGTAAAGATACAAAATAATGTATCCGTATATACAGGTGTAATATGTGAAGATGATGTATTTTTAGGGCCCTCCTGTGTATTTACAAACGTTATTAATCCGAGAAGTTTTATAGAAAGGAAAGCTGAATATAGAAAAACAACCATAAAAAAAGGAGCAACCATAGGAGCCAATGCTACTATAGTCTGCGGTTATCAAATAGGAAGATATGCGTTTATAGGAGCTGGTTCTGTAGTTACCAAAGATGTCCCAGACTATGCATTGGCTGTGGGGAATCCTGCCCGTGTAGTAGGTTATGTATGTAAATGCGGGAATAAGTTGAAAAAGTCTGGGGATAAGTACATATGTGACTCATGCGGTAAAGAGTATGAGATTATAAACAAAAATTTAAGTCCAAAGGAGTAA
- a CDS encoding DegT/DnrJ/EryC1/StrS family aminotransferase, translated as MQIPLINLKKQYETIREDVDKNVLRVFSSAQYIMGENVKQFEKEFGEYIGVKHSISVGNGTDALVIALKALGIGEGDEVITTPFTFFSTAESISTVGAVPVFVDVRRDTFNIDPAEIEEKITSKTKAIIPVHIFGQPADMDEINEIAQRYNLKVLEDACQAVGAEYKHKKTGALGDIACFSFFPTKNLGCAGDGGMIVTDDDNLAVVCRALRTHGSGENGQKAYNFLNGINEEVEEDKSEDNTVYNPLKYYNYLIGYNSRLDEIQAAVLRVKLPLLDGWNDKRRKNAEFYNRNLSGTKLTIPHEDDYVKHVYHMYMLQSERREELVEFLKENGIATGIYYPVPLHLQKAYINLGYKEGSLPNAEYLSKRTFAIPMFAELTDEEKKYIVEKLKEFDE; from the coding sequence TTGCAGATACCTTTAATAAACCTCAAAAAACAGTATGAAACCATAAGAGAAGATGTAGATAAAAATGTTTTAAGAGTTTTTTCATCGGCTCAGTATATAATGGGAGAAAACGTAAAACAATTCGAGAAAGAATTTGGAGAATACATAGGCGTCAAGCACAGCATATCTGTCGGGAACGGTACGGATGCCTTGGTTATAGCATTGAAAGCCCTCGGCATAGGTGAAGGAGATGAAGTTATAACCACACCTTTTACTTTTTTTTCCACAGCCGAAAGCATATCGACCGTAGGAGCTGTTCCGGTATTTGTAGATGTAAGAAGGGATACATTCAATATAGACCCTGCTGAAATAGAAGAAAAAATCACATCAAAAACCAAAGCAATCATACCCGTGCATATTTTCGGACAGCCTGCCGATATGGATGAAATAAATGAAATAGCTCAAAGATATAATCTTAAGGTATTGGAAGACGCATGTCAGGCCGTAGGAGCTGAATATAAACACAAAAAGACAGGAGCATTGGGAGATATAGCGTGTTTTTCCTTTTTCCCGACTAAAAATTTGGGTTGTGCCGGAGACGGGGGGATGATAGTTACTGATGACGATAATTTGGCTGTTGTATGCAGAGCCCTGAGAACTCACGGAAGTGGGGAAAACGGACAGAAGGCTTATAACTTCTTGAACGGAATAAACGAAGAAGTAGAGGAAGATAAATCTGAAGACAATACAGTTTATAATCCATTGAAATATTATAATTACCTCATAGGATATAATTCAAGGCTTGATGAAATACAGGCAGCAGTATTGAGAGTTAAACTCCCGTTGCTTGACGGATGGAATGATAAAAGGAGAAAAAATGCGGAATTTTATAACCGAAATTTATCGGGTACAAAATTGACTATTCCCCATGAAGACGATTATGTAAAACATGTGTACCATATGTACATGCTCCAATCCGAAAGAAGGGAAGAACTGGTTGAATTTTTAAAGGAAAACGGAATAGCGACCGGTATATATTATCCTGTACCCCTCCATTTGCAGAAAGCTTATATAAATTTAGGATACAAAGAAGGTTCTCTTCCTAATGCCGAATATCTCTCAAAACGCACCTTTGCAATACCTATGTTTGCCGAATTGACAGATGAGGAGAAGAAATATATAGTTGAAAAGCTGAAGGAGTTTGATGAATAG
- a CDS encoding glycosyltransferase family 4 protein: MKKVWIVAPFSGIDKIGTRNRFQYLADKLYDEGEDVTLFTSDFSHGRKKHISKDICNKYTYNVRLVHEEGYEKNVSIKRALSHINFGKNLKKEIENMEKPDVIYAAYPTMSSSYVSGKYAKKNNIPFIIDVQDTWPESISSAIDTRKLLVRILMWPFTKIANNIYRMADIVFGVSKTYAYRANVKGTKCKEFISVYIGSELEKFDSVVNDNKYEIEKDKNDIWITYIGTLSYSYDVDTAIKAFSELKDYKNIKLNILGSGPDEERLIRLAKELDLYNNSVYFYGFVEYEKMVAYLKRSDIALNALTGGSKGTITNKFGDYVSAGLPILNSCQEREVIDLMNSNELGINYMPGNAKSLKDAIIKMTEDKDKMKIYSINSRHLAEKYFDRKESYKVIVDKIKIFTNYKEG; encoded by the coding sequence ATGAAAAAAGTGTGGATTGTTGCTCCGTTTTCTGGTATAGACAAAATTGGTACAAGAAACAGATTTCAATATTTAGCTGATAAATTATATGATGAGGGCGAAGATGTAACTCTTTTTACCAGTGATTTTAGTCATGGCAGGAAGAAGCATATATCAAAAGATATATGTAATAAATATACTTATAATGTTAGACTTGTACATGAAGAGGGTTATGAAAAAAATGTATCTATAAAGAGGGCATTAAGTCATATTAATTTTGGAAAGAACTTAAAAAAAGAAATAGAAAACATGGAAAAGCCAGATGTGATTTATGCTGCTTATCCTACAATGAGTAGTTCATATGTATCCGGCAAATATGCAAAGAAAAATAATATTCCGTTTATAATTGATGTACAGGATACATGGCCTGAATCAATATCTTCAGCTATTGATACACGGAAATTATTAGTTAGAATACTAATGTGGCCTTTTACTAAAATTGCTAACAATATTTACAGGATGGCTGATATTGTTTTTGGAGTGTCGAAGACTTATGCCTATAGAGCCAATGTTAAAGGGACAAAGTGTAAAGAGTTTATTTCGGTTTATATTGGATCAGAATTAGAGAAATTTGATAGTGTTGTTAATGATAATAAATATGAAATCGAAAAAGATAAAAATGATATATGGATTACTTACATAGGAACTTTAAGTTACAGTTATGATGTAGATACTGCAATAAAGGCTTTTTCGGAATTAAAAGATTATAAAAATATTAAATTAAATATTTTAGGTAGCGGACCGGATGAGGAAAGATTAATAAGGTTAGCTAAGGAACTTGATTTATACAACAATAGTGTATATTTTTATGGATTTGTAGAATATGAAAAAATGGTAGCCTACTTAAAAAGATCCGATATTGCTTTAAATGCTTTAACTGGTGGCTCAAAAGGGACTATAACTAATAAGTTTGGAGATTATGTATCAGCAGGTTTACCAATATTGAATTCATGTCAAGAAAGAGAAGTGATAGATTTAATGAATTCTAATGAATTAGGAATAAATTATATGCCGGGGAATGCCAAATCTTTAAAAGATGCAATTATAAAAATGACAGAAGATAAAGACAAAATGAAAATTTATTCAATAAATTCAAGACACCTTGCTGAAAAATACTTTGATAGAAAAGAGAGCTATAAAGTTATAGTTGATAAAATTAAAATATTTACTAATTATAAAGAAGGATAA
- a CDS encoding LegC family aminotransferase: MTNKLIPLSVPNLSLDILDNIKETIETGWVSTGGRFITEFEEKIAKYVGVKRAVSCQSGTAGLHLALKVLGIGHGDEVIVPTVTFVAAVNPVKYVGAEPVFMDCDDTLDMDMDKLEEFLQAQCTFKDGKTVNKETGKTVKAVIIVHVFGNPADMERLMNIKEKYNLKVIEDSTEALGSYYTKGRYAGKYCGTIGDIGVYSFNANKIITTGGGGMVVSGNQKLLDKVAFLSVQAKTDPLYFIHDEIGYNYRMTNIQAAFGTSQIDKLETFIETKIRNYNLYKEAVENIDGLTILPFAKNARSNHWFYSIIVDKEKYGMDRDELLKKLNSENIQTRPLWGLIHKQKPYLDNQSYKIEKALFYEKNLINVPCSTNLGEEEVGTVVSRLKNI; this comes from the coding sequence ATGACTAATAAACTAATCCCTCTTTCAGTCCCCAACCTTTCCTTAGACATCTTAGACAACATAAAAGAAACTATAGAAACAGGCTGGGTATCTACCGGAGGAAGATTTATAACGGAATTTGAAGAAAAAATAGCCAAATATGTAGGTGTAAAAAGAGCGGTTTCATGCCAAAGCGGTACTGCAGGGCTTCATCTTGCTTTGAAAGTATTGGGCATAGGCCATGGTGATGAAGTAATAGTTCCTACCGTTACATTTGTAGCGGCGGTAAACCCTGTTAAATATGTGGGGGCTGAACCTGTATTTATGGATTGCGATGATACTCTTGACATGGATATGGACAAACTGGAAGAGTTTTTGCAAGCTCAGTGTACTTTTAAAGACGGAAAGACAGTTAATAAAGAAACGGGAAAAACCGTAAAAGCTGTAATCATCGTTCATGTATTCGGCAATCCCGCCGATATGGAAAGATTGATGAATATCAAAGAAAAATATAATTTAAAGGTAATAGAGGATTCCACAGAAGCCTTGGGTTCCTATTATACAAAAGGCAGATATGCCGGAAAATACTGCGGCACAATAGGAGATATAGGAGTCTACTCCTTCAATGCAAATAAAATAATAACCACAGGCGGCGGAGGAATGGTTGTATCCGGCAACCAGAAATTGTTGGACAAGGTAGCTTTCCTGTCCGTTCAGGCAAAGACCGATCCCTTATATTTTATCCATGATGAAATAGGCTACAACTACCGCATGACAAATATACAGGCAGCCTTCGGGACAAGCCAGATAGATAAACTGGAAACTTTTATAGAAACAAAAATCAGAAATTATAACCTGTATAAAGAAGCCGTAGAAAATATAGACGGATTGACTATCCTTCCCTTTGCAAAAAATGCTCGCTCAAACCACTGGTTTTATTCCATAATAGTAGACAAAGAAAAATACGGCATGGACAGAGATGAACTGCTGAAAAAGCTAAACAGCGAAAATATTCAGACAAGGCCTCTCTGGGGATTGATACATAAACAAAAACCATATTTGGATAATCAGTCGTATAAGATTGAAAAAGCACTGTTCTATGAAAAGAATTTGATAAATGTACCGTGCAGTACTAATTTGGGGGAAGAGGAAGTCGGGACAGTGGTTAGTAGGCTAAAAAATATATAA
- a CDS encoding lipid II:glycine glycyltransferase FemX: MFKKRIIKDGKSWNKIIENFSIKDIYFTYDYFVPFRNNGDGEPALYYLECEYGKVAYPFMLRDIAKSKNLKGKIEENKYFDISSAYGYGGPLYESYKEDETVVKLREIFFKSFSDYCNEKNIVSQFDRFHPLIKNHDFFNRYSTIIPIRKTVYMDLRDKENIWINIESKCRNMIRKAKKNGVFVTLDDDIKTIENFKCIYESTMDRNNASEYYYFNDNFFNDVINCLGKNVFIVNAYYGSKIIASSLIMRYDKYLHYHFSGTLEEYRKLQANNLMLYEVAEWGNENGYEIFHLGGGYESENDSLYRFKKSFSKLEDNDFYIGKKIHNFELYNRLTDIVNRNKQEKSLFFPEYRK; the protein is encoded by the coding sequence ATGTTTAAAAAACGAATAATAAAAGATGGAAAATCATGGAATAAAATAATAGAGAATTTTAGTATAAAAGACATCTATTTTACTTATGACTATTTTGTTCCTTTTAGAAATAATGGAGATGGAGAACCTGCATTATATTATTTGGAGTGCGAATACGGGAAGGTTGCATATCCATTTATGTTAAGGGATATAGCAAAAAGCAAAAATTTAAAAGGTAAAATAGAAGAAAATAAATATTTTGATATTAGCAGTGCTTATGGATATGGAGGCCCTTTATATGAAAGCTATAAGGAAGATGAAACTGTAGTAAAGTTAAGAGAAATATTTTTTAAGAGTTTTTCTGATTATTGTAATGAAAAAAATATTGTAAGTCAGTTTGACAGATTTCATCCCTTAATTAAAAATCATGATTTTTTCAATAGATATTCTACAATTATACCGATAAGGAAGACAGTTTATATGGACTTAAGAGATAAAGAAAATATTTGGATTAATATAGAATCTAAATGTAGAAACATGATAAGAAAAGCAAAAAAGAATGGAGTGTTTGTAACTTTAGATGATGATATTAAGACAATAGAAAATTTTAAATGCATATATGAATCTACTATGGATAGAAATAATGCTTCTGAGTATTATTATTTTAATGATAATTTTTTTAATGATGTAATAAATTGTTTAGGGAAAAATGTATTTATTGTGAATGCTTATTATGGTAGTAAAATAATAGCTTCATCTCTTATAATGAGGTATGATAAATATCTTCATTATCATTTTTCAGGGACGTTAGAAGAGTATAGGAAACTACAAGCTAATAATTTAATGCTTTATGAAGTTGCTGAATGGGGAAATGAAAATGGATATGAAATATTTCATTTGGGGGGAGGATATGAATCTGAAAATGATTCCTTATATAGATTTAAAAAGTCATTTTCAAAATTAGAAGACAATGATTTTTATATCGGTAAGAAAATACATAATTTTGAATTATATAACCGTCTAACTGATATTGTTAATAGAAACAAACAGGAAAAAAGTTTGTTTTTTCCTGAATATAGAAAATGA
- a CDS encoding aspartate aminotransferase family protein: MNREIGSEFWLIEIPNDYAKGSPDWINMWGNSVLTSSGRGAISLMLKGIENNVISKTALLPAYICESIIMPFIKEGYVCYFYDVDNNLKPNTESINIFLKKKIGVFLHLGYFGFPTNINLRNYIIYLKKKGTIIVEDLTHTLFSKYERYIENDYYIASLRKWTGLPSGGFLASKHNNVQNHLDVQTGFSNIRERALLLKGDYIKFKKPKLKQKFLDMFDKAENILNDDVMSYLIDNVSHSLINELDTSELIKKRRKNFIFLSNTLKEVEGIKPVFKKIPDAICPLFFPVYIEKGRKKFKDFLISKSIYCPIHWSIPRQINISNYLLSKKIYNSILSIPCDQRYDVEDMRRIVDVINIYKETE; encoded by the coding sequence ATGAATAGAGAAATAGGTAGTGAATTCTGGCTTATTGAAATTCCAAATGATTATGCAAAAGGTAGTCCGGATTGGATAAATATGTGGGGGAATAGTGTATTAACTTCATCAGGAAGAGGGGCTATATCTTTAATGCTAAAAGGGATAGAAAATAATGTTATATCTAAAACTGCATTATTACCTGCATATATCTGTGAATCAATAATTATGCCTTTTATAAAAGAAGGATATGTTTGTTATTTTTATGATGTTGATAATAATCTTAAGCCAAACACAGAAAGTATAAATATATTTTTAAAGAAAAAAATAGGCGTGTTTTTACATTTAGGGTATTTTGGGTTTCCAACAAATATCAATTTGCGTAATTACATTATTTATTTAAAAAAAAAAGGAACTATAATTGTCGAAGATTTGACGCATACATTGTTTTCAAAGTATGAAAGATATATTGAAAATGATTATTATATAGCCAGTTTAAGAAAATGGACAGGATTGCCGAGCGGTGGTTTTTTAGCTTCTAAGCATAATAATGTTCAAAATCATTTAGATGTACAAACTGGTTTTTCTAATATTAGAGAAAGAGCTTTGCTGTTAAAAGGAGATTATATAAAATTCAAAAAACCAAAATTAAAACAAAAATTTTTAGATATGTTTGATAAAGCAGAAAATATTTTAAATGATGATGTGATGTCTTATTTGATAGATAATGTTTCGCATTCACTTATAAATGAACTAGATACAAGTGAATTAATAAAAAAAAGAAGAAAAAATTTTATATTTTTATCAAATACTTTAAAGGAGGTTGAAGGTATAAAACCAGTATTTAAAAAAATTCCAGATGCTATTTGCCCTTTATTTTTTCCAGTATATATAGAAAAAGGTCGAAAAAAGTTTAAAGATTTTCTTATTAGTAAAAGTATATATTGTCCGATACATTGGTCTATACCACGACAAATAAATATTTCAAATTATTTATTAAGCAAGAAGATATATAATAGTATTCTATCAATACCATGTGATCAGAGATATGATGTTGAAGATATGAGGAGAATCGTAGATGTTATTAATATTTATAAAGAAACGGAATAA
- a CDS encoding GNAT family N-acetyltransferase → MNIKGNYVTLRAVEEEDLELLREMINDPEIEKMVGGYSFPVSKVQQKGWFESISDNKNDIRLIIETKEDGAIGFANIVNIDWKNRSAFHGIKIANKNFRRKGIGTDAVMAVMKYAFEELHLNRLDSSIIDYNEPSKKLYCKCGWKVEGIRREAIFKGNQYHDELVVGILKEEYEELIRKNNYWKR, encoded by the coding sequence ATGAATATTAAGGGTAACTATGTAACTTTAAGGGCGGTTGAAGAAGAAGATTTAGAATTATTAAGAGAAATGATTAATGATCCAGAAATAGAAAAGATGGTTGGAGGATATTCGTTTCCGGTTTCTAAAGTTCAACAGAAAGGATGGTTTGAATCAATATCTGATAATAAAAATGATATAAGATTGATTATTGAAACAAAAGAAGATGGAGCAATTGGTTTTGCAAATATAGTAAATATAGATTGGAAGAACAGGTCTGCTTTTCATGGTATAAAGATAGCAAATAAAAATTTTAGGAGGAAAGGAATAGGGACAGATGCTGTTATGGCGGTTATGAAATATGCATTTGAGGAATTGCATTTGAACCGATTAGATAGTTCTATTATAGATTATAATGAACCTTCAAAAAAATTGTATTGTAAATGTGGCTGGAAAGTTGAAGGAATTAGGAGAGAAGCTATTTTTAAAGGGAATCAGTATCATGATGAATTAGTAGTAGGAATATTAAAAGAAGAGTATGAAGAACTAATAAGGAAAAATAACTATTGGAAAAGGTAA
- a CDS encoding sugar transferase, whose product MYRKYIKRLLDFIFAIILLIILSPIMLIAAMAIKAEDPKGPVLFRQKRPGKDAKIFEIYKFRTMKVETERDGRKLSDMERMTKVGSVLRKTSIDELPQLFNIIKGEMSFIGPRPLPVIYLPYYTKEEMHRHDVRSGISGWAQVNGRNYLSWDKKFEYDIKYVNSINFLFDLRILFLTIQKVFTRSDIGVRGVDFKDESLNEVRKPRKVL is encoded by the coding sequence TTGTATAGAAAATATATAAAAAGACTGTTGGATTTTATATTTGCAATTATACTATTGATAATTTTGTCGCCTATCATGCTGATTGCGGCTATGGCAATAAAAGCGGAAGATCCCAAAGGCCCCGTTTTATTTAGGCAGAAGCGTCCCGGCAAAGATGCAAAGATATTTGAAATCTATAAATTCAGAACCATGAAAGTCGAAACGGAACGTGACGGAAGAAAGCTTTCGGATATGGAAAGAATGACAAAAGTAGGCTCGGTTTTAAGAAAGACAAGCATAGACGAACTGCCTCAGCTGTTTAATATAATTAAGGGGGAAATGAGCTTTATAGGGCCGAGGCCGCTTCCGGTTATATATCTTCCATATTATACAAAAGAAGAAATGCATAGACATGATGTAAGATCTGGAATTAGTGGGTGGGCTCAAGTTAATGGACGTAATTATTTAAGCTGGGATAAGAAGTTCGAATATGATATTAAATATGTTAATAGTATTAATTTTTTATTTGACTTAAGAATATTGTTTTTGACTATACAAAAGGTGTTTACAAGATCTGATATTGGTGTAAGAGGAGTAGATTTTAAAGATGAGTCATTAAATGAAGTAAGAAAACCCAGGAAAGTATTATAA